The Pangasianodon hypophthalmus isolate fPanHyp1 chromosome 25, fPanHyp1.pri, whole genome shotgun sequence nucleotide sequence TCGTCATTTAGATTTGGATAAAGTACTAGAAATTTTTCCTGGAACATTCGCATTTTTTGGCCCAAACAACAAACAGCACCCTAAAATAGAGCCTGATATATTAGGACTTTCTTCCAGGCTGTTTATTTGTAGTTCGGTCTAAATTTGATGACTATCTTCAAAGctttagtttttatatttatatgcagaGATAAGTGGCTGAGTGCTGGTCTAAATGATATTCAGTAAAATCATGGTACTTGGACAGTATGCAGGTTTGAACATTGGTGGTGTCGCAATACTTTTTTACTTGTGATTCTGCGATGACTGAAACTGTTTCACACCATCAAGGTAAAATACATTATTGAAGCACAtccaaataaaaacatgcttgtagtcattttattatattattccatatttttccatttaccACAGCAAATGATGAGATCATAATCATCTCTCATTAACAGTTATACTGTGTTATAACAAGCAACAAGCTGTGAACATGTTCAGCAGTTGTAGAGAGTTTTGATCCTCAGGATGTCGGTGGCAGACAGATCGTCTCTCTGTCCGATCTTCACTGACGGATCAGGAATAGGAGTGATGGTGTCCAGACCGTTGATGGAGAAAGCCGTTTTTCCATAGTGCATCACGGAGGAGTAGTCGTACGGCGTTTTCAGGTTGTTGGTGTTCCTCCCGTTAAAATTAGACTGCATTGCTGGGTCGATGTTTGCCCAGTTGATGGTGACGTACCTGTCGCGGTCGCTCCTAGTATGCTCGTGGTAGAAACCGAGTGCATGGTTCAGCTCGTGCGCGGCGATGCCGTAGTAAATACAACCCATCCTGCTGAGAGAGACCACCTGAGCACCACCTGTTCTGCCCACAGCAGAGTAGcatctgagagaaaagagagaagattCACCATGTCACTGACTTTGACATGCGGATACTGTGCATCAAATGGGAATAAAGAACACCAAACTCCATTTACAGGTACAGGAAATGTTTCAGTGGTTCTCACCCGTCTTTGCTCTCGATGCTGAGGTAGTCAGTTTGATCTGTCCTGGGAACAAAACGAATGCAGGTTTTGCTGTGGAAGGTGGCCATGGCATTGGCAATTACAGTCCTCTCAGAGaaagctgtaaagaaaatggcCGTAgcattaattaagaaaaaaagagagatgtgCTGTAAAAATTCACAATGTGAATGAGGAAGTCTTTCACTTACAGTAAACACTGCTCAATTTGAAAGGCACCTCCACTAAGCCATTTGAGGACTTCTTCCAAAAGCAACTGCTGTCGGTGCAGACCAGAGCGTTCCTGCTTCTTGGCAAGAGTATGTCTCCCTCCAACAACAGTTCACTGGATCCTTCatacagagaaacaaaaagggATAAGGACAGCAAAACCAATAAGCAGTATTGTAGTGTCTTAGGTTTTTAAGTCAAATATTCTGGTCTCAAATAAAACCCTCACCACCAGACTTTCTGTCACTGGTGCAAGCACACAAAATAGAATCATTATTTTAGAGCATTATCTTAGAAAAGACATTTTCTAGGCCCCTATTTGTAGAATGTGTAGCAGTAATGATGCTGGTCTAGTGTGGTTGAGATCAGCGAGTTATCAGACCGTTGTTGGTGGTGAGAATCTTTGATGTGATGTCCACGGGCTGAGGCTGGTTGAGATAGAGAGCTTGCGAGAAGCCAAGCAGCAGGGCTAGAATGGAGAGAGACGCTCTGGACTCCATGATGCTTCAGTGTGTAGAGATGATCTGGATGCTCCTTCACTGTAGCTCGGTGACTGCCTACTGTCAGACCTGGCTTTATATACTCATGGACACATACAAAAACAACTTGGTGTGGCTCTCTGGGGATTAACTCTAGGCGTTAGTGTCCACTGTCTAATGTGTGGAACTAAAGGGAGGATCCTCTCAGCTCTGACATCCTCTGAACACTTACTCTAATGCCTTACTGAAACAGAGCAGGAGTCAGGAGATTGTTTGGATATTCTGTACTAATGGATGGACTGTAGCTCTGAATGTTTCGTTATTGATAAATGTCTCAGGCTCTTTTTTAATCAGTGACTTGTACTTTTAAAGGAATTGCCATTCAAGCCAAGATAAACAGCCTGAAAATCTTACTGTGTTTTTGGGAATTAATATCCGTTCTTACGAGGAGAGGAAGGTAACAACTGCTTCTAGAGAACTGGCTTGAAGTTTTCTTGCGCTCTTTCATATTCATTAAAACAGTCTACATTAATTGTGTCCTCAGGGATCATAACAAAGGGATCACACACCTCATTTAGGTCTACCACCTCAACCAACGGACAGTTTCGTTTCTAAAGGaacagttttagttttagtgcCTATTGCCTTAAAAACCTTTCAAGATTTGCATTATGGTCTTGGTTATGAACATTttaagtaattatttaaaactatttaatacAAAGTTGGGCCGGCTGTAATTACAGCACAGGACATTAATAAATGAGACCAGAGACAGTAGAAATGTGAAGAAACAGTTTATACTGTTTGCATCTACAGATTATCCAAACAAGGCATTAGAGTAAGTGTTGGGTTCAGGGGATCCTCCCTTTAGTTCCACACATTAGACAGTGGACACTAACGCCTAGAGTTAATCCCCAGAGAGCCACACCAAGTTGTTTTTGTATGTGTCCATGAGTATATAAAGCCAGGTCTGACAGTAGGCAGTCACCGAGCTACAGTGAAGGAGCATCCAGATCATCTCTACACACTGAAGCATCATGGAGTCCAGAGCGTCTCTCTCCATTCTAGCCCTGCTGCTTGGCTTCTCGCAAGCTCTCGATCTCAACCAGCCTCAGCCCGTGGACATCACATCAAAGATTCTCACCACCAACAACGGTCTGATAACTCGCTGATCTCAACCACACTAGACCAGCATCATTACTGCTACACATTCTACAAATAGGGGCCTAGAAAATGTCTTTTCTAAGATAATGCTCTAAAATAATGATTCTATTTTGTGTGCTTGCACCAGTGACAGAAAGTCTGGTGGTGAGGGTTTTATTTGAGACCAGAATATTTGACTTAAAAACCTAAGACACTACAATACTGCTTATTGGTTTTGCTGTCCTTATccctttttgtttctctgtatGAAGGATCCAGTGAACTGTTGTTGGAGGGAGACATACTCTTGCCAAGAAGCAGGAACGCTCTGGTCTGCACCGACAACAGTTGCTTTTGGAAGAAGTCCTCAAATGGCTTAGTGGAGGTGCCTTTCAAATTGAGCAGTGTTTACTGTAAGCGAACGACTTCCTCATTCACTTTGTCCAGTTGTGACACATTTCTGTCTATttcttaatgctacagccattttctttacagctttCTCTGACAGGACTGTAATTGCCAATGCCATGGCCACCTTCCACAGCAAAACCTGCATTCGTTTTGTTCCCAGGACAGATCAAACTGACTACCTCAGCATCGAGAGCAAAGACGGGTGAGAACCACTGAAACATTTAACATAACTTATTCATGGAGTTTGGCAGTCTTTATTCCTATGCACAGTGCAATATTTTAGCTTCAGTGACATGGTGaatcttctctcttttctctcagatgCTACTCTTTTGTGGGCAGAACAGGTGGTGCTCAGGTGGTGTCTCTCAGCACGGTGGGTTGTATTTACCACGGCATTGTCGAGCACGAGCTGAACCATGCACTCGGTTTCTACCACGAGCATACTAGGAGCGACCGCGACAGGTACGTCGCCATCAACTGGGCAAACATCGACCCAGAAATGCAGTCTAATTTTAACTTGAAGAACACCAACAACCTGAAAACGCCGTACGACTACTCCTCCGTGATGCACTATGGAAAAACGGCTTTCTCCATCAACGGTCTGGACACCATCACTCCTATTCCTGATCCGTCAGTGAAGATCGGACAGAGAGACGATCTGTCTGCCACCGACATCCTGAGGATCAAAACTCTCTACAACTGCTGAACTTGTTTAGACTTTTTGTCTTGATTTAACTTTGCTGTAACATTGTATAGCTGTTAATGACAAAGCATACAGTGGTGACTTCACTTGCTGTGGTAACAAAATATGGAATCATACAATAAAAAGGCTACAAGCATGATTTTCTTAGTGTGTACTTTAAAGAGTTATTTCACCTAAACAACATGAAACAGGTTCTGTCGTTCCAGAACCATAAATCTCAAAATAAGATGTATTGCCACACCATCAATGTTCACACCTGCAATATCATGTATGTAccatgattttatttcatatgatTTGGTATAGTTGAACCAGCACATAGACATGCATGactacatataaatataaaaactaaagCTTTGAGGATAGTCATCAAATTTAGACTTTACTGCAAAAAACACTGCCTGTGAAAAAATCCTAACATACCAGGTTCTGTTGTTAGaatgtttttcaaaaatttGTCCCAAAAGATTAGACTACTCCAGGGAGTCGAGGTGGAGACTTGTTATTGTGGAGGTGGAGTCGAGGTGGAGACTTATTGGTGAAACTGATAAGAGAGGCTTAGAGATGCACCAAAATGGTTTACAAAAGTCTCTTCGAATTGAGAATATCCTGAGTAGACCATGCTAATGGACGAAATGAGGTAGCATTATATCAGCAGTGTAAGTTGAGGATAGCTTGGATAgtgacacaaaatgaaatggttTAGAAATTCTGTCCATAGTGACCAAGACAATGGTGTTATCTCAACATGTATTCTTGCA carries:
- the LOC117596077 gene encoding hatching enzyme 1.2-like, whose translation is MESRASLSILALLLGFSQALYLNQPQPVDITSKILTTNNGSSELLLEGDILLPRSRNALVCTDSSCFWKKSSNGLVEVPFKLSSVYSFSERTVIANAMATFHSKTCIRFVPRTDQTDYLSIESKDGCYSAVGRTGGAQVVSLSRMGCIYYGIAAHELNHALGFYHEHTRSDRDRYVTINWANIDPAMQSNFNGRNTNNLKTPYDYSSVMHYGKTAFSINGLDTITPIPDPSVKIGQRDDLSATDILRIKTLYNC
- the LOC117596076 gene encoding hatching enzyme 1.2-like, translating into MESRASLSILALLLGFSQALDLNQPQPVDITSKILTTNNGSSELLLEGDILLPRSRNALVCTDNSCFWKKSSNGLVEVPFKLSSVYSFSDRTVIANAMATFHSKTCIRFVPRTDQTDYLSIESKDGCYSFVGRTGGAQVVSLSTVGCIYHGIVEHELNHALGFYHEHTRSDRDRYVAINWANIDPEMQSNFNLKNTNNLKTPYDYSSVMHYGKTAFSINGLDTITPIPDPSVKIGQRDDLSATDILRIKTLYNC